From a region of the Triticum aestivum cultivar Chinese Spring chromosome 7D, IWGSC CS RefSeq v2.1, whole genome shotgun sequence genome:
- the LOC123167804 gene encoding uncharacterized protein codes for MLSAEVPHLPRVRHPHDPANCAYAPDLFGPTLQRLHDPSEQQEDVAAAAGDKQGIASIFSCIDKHGDPALKAEASEPPILHWDDVCLSDSDDDLVDQLDLADLAGLALAHSDEGEEVVTDDEETNCSGKFFPRDKAKLIQRVWVRSDIKQNEEHRELCKMLLDLGHDWSALPPFPMKVFPQAIGACVLRGYCHHRIYKTHDTSTTKSTLGYREPNRMLQVFSLRLSSSPSYPVSVYGIIAVRDSLEPLRNYVFSRPCRDDAVTIDQDSFILPLCSPCRGMYLRQDALLEVDLWVKEEGDGSADKQILSAYAEIESCPAYDEMLYGQIRSGLFSLDIGYISFTRSIEAVIEVFAKVDGPHHVRFGAFSSGFDHEIVLFDDTFSGTKMQFQHVVVVKAEEKLDVCLKLGESLFWWTFQDGHVGPVRIPDDSMSKYGQFDVRVFFAPKNSRPQK; via the exons ATGTTATCAGCCGAGGTGCCACACCTTCCCAGAGTCCGCCATCCCCATGATCCGGCCAACTGCGCATACGCCCCCGACCTATTTGGCCCCACGCTCCAGCGTCTGCACGATCCTAGCGAGCAGCAGGaggatgtggcggcggcggcgggggataaGCAAGGGATCGCCTCCATCTTCTCCTGTATCGACAAACATGGTGATCCAGCGCTCAAGGCCGAGG CTTCAGAGCCGCCTATTCTTCACTGGGATGATGTCTGCCTATCCGACAGCGACGATGATTTAGTTGACCAGCTCGACTTGGCCGACTTGGCCGGCTTGGCCCTAGCACACTCTGATGAGGGGGAGGAAGTGGTGACAGACGATGAGGAGACAAATTGCTCTG GGAAATTTTTTCCCAGGGACAAAGCCAAACTGATACAGCGGGTGTGGGTAAGGAGTGACATCAAACAGAACGAAGAACACAGAGAGCTGTGTAAGATGCTTCTAGATCTGGGACATGATTGGTCTGCCCTTCCTCCTTTTCCTATGAAAGTATTCCCTCAGGCAATAGGCGCATGCGTTTTGCGGGGCTACTGTCACCACCGTATATACAAAACCCATGATACTTCCACCA CTAAATCAACTCTTGGATATCGCGAACCAAATCGGATGCTACAGGTATTCTCGCTGCGTTTGTCAAGCTCTCCGTCATATCCTGTTAGTGTCTATGGAATAATCGCCGTTCGGGATTCCTTGGAGCCTCTGCGGAATTACGTCTTTAGCCGTCCCTGCAGAGATGATGCTGTCACCATTGACCAG GATTCCTTTATCCTACCTCTTTGTAGTCCTTGTCGAGGAATGTACTTACGGCAGGATGCATTACTAGAAGTTGATCTGTGGGTAAAGGAGGAAGGGGATGGATCGGCTGACAAACAAATACTTTCTGCGTATGCTGAGATTGAGAGCTGCCCAGCTTATGATGAAATGCTATATGGGCAGATTCGTAGTGGCCTGTTCAGCTTGGACATAGGCTACATATCATTTACAAGAAGTATCGAGGCCGTAATAGAAGTCTTTGCAAAGGTTGATGGTCCTCATCATGTGAGATTTGGTGCTTTCAGCAGTGGCTTTGATCATGAGATTGTGTTGTTTGATGACACATTCTCTGGGACTAAGATGCAGTTTCAGCATGTAGTCGTGGTGAAAGCAGAGGAAAAATTGGATGTTTGCTTAAAGTTGGGGGAATCACTCTTTTGGTGGACTTTCCAGGATGGACATGTTGGACCTGTTAGGATTCCTGATGACTCGATGTCAAAGTATGGCCAGTTTGATGTGAGGGTGTTCTTTGCTCCTAAGAACTCGCGACCACAGAAATAA